Genomic segment of Coffea arabica cultivar ET-39 chromosome 1e, Coffea Arabica ET-39 HiFi, whole genome shotgun sequence:
TTATGCctcaaaagaaaaatggaaatccATTGCACCACCTGCTTTGCTGTACTGAACTAGACTAGACGCATGGTGATAATCTCAATGCGTCcaagaaacccaaaaaaaaaaggacaaataaAAGAAGAATCTTTTTAcaattttggtattttattttttgatccAAGCACATATCAAAAAGACAAAGCTAAATAACAAAAGACACTACTGTAGTGTAGTCAATGTCTGGAACTGAGAAGTCCGAGATTTAGTAGAGCCTTTACTAGAAGCTCCCTGCTCCTTTCATCCCAGATCCTTTTAGCTTCTCCCTAACGTACTTAAGCTACATTTTCATAGTTTAGTACTAtgtttgtatttattttaatataatatGTGTACGTGGGCTAAAATTGTACTAGAATTAGTATACTAATTTTGGTTGGTGGGGCCATGTTTTGGACAGTAATAATTATGTAATAAATTGAAGGTTTATTTGGGGAGTGTAGTTTTAGTTTCCAGTTTAGTTCTGTGGAGCTCTCTAGGATTCTGTCTTTGGTTCTGTTTTGTGGGTCGTcagttttttctttgaaaagttTGGTAGTGGTTTCACATTACGTTGTGACTTTCTATAGGGCTTTGCTGAGGTTTTCTAGATTCTTTGTGAAAGCAGATTTCTTGGATGCTGCAATTAAGTTGAAGATAAAGGTACTTTTTCATTTTCTGCTTCTATTCTCTAAAAATTGGTTCTTGATTTTCTGCTTCTGGGTTTTTGCTAAATATTGTGCTTTTGAGGGGTTTTTGGAGTGTGGTTTTTCTCAGTGGAGCTAAAATTGTAGTGGGTTCACTTTTTATTCTCTTCTTGGTTTCATttgttgattttcaaatttttggaacATAGTGTATGACAAAGCTAGTTTCTTTCGGCATTAGTGCTCTTTTGAGGGTCTGaaacaaattttgtttttaaaacaTCTAGTCGGTGCTCACAACTTTTGTTGAGGTTTTCTGTTCTCGCAAGGATGATGTTTTTGCTTGCTGAATCTTTGCATTTTTTTGGTGTATGTTCTGTTAATGGCTTATGTGGATTTGCTTTCTTATTGTTGCTAAGGAAACTGATGGTGATTTTTATAAAGTTGCTAGCTTTTTCACTTTCTTACTTCTCTGTCTCTGTTGAACGATCTGTTCTAAAATTTCTTCAAGCTGTAAGGTATAGAGTGTTTTAAGACTCAACAGCTATTTGCTGTTTCTACATTTTACTTGTTTGTCAATAGACACACGagctatttcatttgctattttgtTTATTATGAGACTTGTTgaatcttttaaaaaaatttggccaTTACTGTACATTAGTTTCTTTCTTAATCAGTTTTTCCGCTTCTTTCTACAGTTAGTCTAAAAATTGATACTTTGTTTAAATGATATTACTCCTAAAAACTATGACATACTTTCTTTGCTTTTCAGTCATAAAAGTTGATAGTAATGCTCTTGTCTAATGGTGGGATTTTCACTTAAAGAACTTTAGTGGTAGCAATAAGACCAGCTCTCTAATAAGGGAACACCATCTTTGGCGACTGGAAACAGCATGTAATGGAaattaattttgataaaaatgagaAGTGCATAGATGAACTCTGATAAAGGTAAAGCAAGAAAGGATAATCTAAGAGATGATTATACAAATGAAACGGTACACATGGATTGTTGGAAAATAACAAAAACAGTGGCAGTGGCAGAATTACCTTAGGGAAGATAATATTGTATAGATGGAGTTGTTCATTTTACACCAACAGGAGGTAGTAATCTTTTAAACATAATGTGGTCAAATGTGGCTCGACAGTGAACATAAACCTAGATGGAATAGCATGCAGAAGTACATTTGGTACTGATTAATGGTAATATGGGATAAAGGTTTTCTGGATTATGGAAATTTGACAGCATATTCAGTGCAATGCTTTCCTTAATCTGCTTTTTAACTTTTCCTTGTGCGGTCTTCATCTTGCTGTCATATGCTTGTATGTGTATGTCAAGTGGATATCTTGTATAGTTCTTTAAACATGTTAATGTTCACATGCACAACTCTTGTGGAAAaatagatttttatttttttctgctTCTAATATTTCGTGCATTAGCATACTTGATAAGTTATTCTTTGACCATAAACCTTTCAAAGTTGGTAGGCAACAGAGACACTGCTGTCCTCCTATCATTAGAAACCATCCAGTCTTAGACCATGTTACCATTGTAGCTTAAAACAATTCTACTACCGGCTTTCGTCCTGACGTAGAGAACATTTTAGTGCTTCTCATACGGAAAAAGCAGCCACCAGATGTGGTTCAGCTGTGTCGTGTTAtcatttttgggtcaaatttttaaTTAGAGGAGTTGTTTAATGTTAGTCTAGGTGTGCATAGTTTGGCCGTGTGCTCTGCATGGTGCATTGCTGCAGCTTCAATGATCATTCTAAGAATAATTAGAGTCAGCGACTATAGATGTACTACCTGCTTGATCTGTCTTTCTGAATTGCCACTGTTTCTTTGAGATGAATTCCAGTTAGCCTGTCTATGAGAACTTAAACAGCATGGGTTTCTTTTGAACCTTGATCATCTTTCAAGGTTTGAGGCTACACTTACATGATACAAGGTCATTAGTTCTTCAGTTAATTTTCATGCTTTACCTATAACATAGATCCATGTAATAGACAATGTACCGTGTGTAACCACGATTTATCTGCATCTTTAGCAGTCTTGCTAAAAGAAAGAAGACAGATCTGCAGTGAGTCAAAATTGTACTTTATGGTGGAGCCAAGGATGCTCAAACTGTGGCTTGGTATAATTATATTGTTCATCACCTGTCTCTCCATTGCAGCAGGTAATTTGATTCACTTGTACTTtctgagtttttcttttcttcaaaaatagATTTAGCTTCTTTATCCTGGCAAGTCATCTGTGCATCCTTTTTATATAAGACTGCATTCCTGAAAACCATGGTGCCAAAAGGCCACTTGTGTCTTTAGCTTGCCTTTGCATCATCTTTTATagtccctttttcttttgtcggAGCTGTGATATTGGCTTTGTTATTGGACTACATATAACTACATAGAGTAAATAAAACATGGCAAACATGGAAATCATGTTTTATGTTTCCCTTATATGGAAAAAATGGACCTGATGCCTCTATATGTGTTTTTAATCAAATTGCACCTTCTATAATTATGTCACTGCTATTAGTATGGCGGTCTTCTCAGTTGTGCACGAGTTAATTTTTCGTTCTTATGGGTTTAttacttaataattttttgtacGTCATCCCATAATAATTTGTTAAGATGCTAGAGGTTAATATATTTTGGCTGCATCTCTGTATCTCAAAATATTAGTCAAATGCATCAAGAATTGGAGAATTGTTTTGCATTTGGTTTGAGATTCATGCGCATGTTGTTAATTTGGAAAGCCTTAGTCCTTATTGACCAGTTACTGTATTTTCTTACAATTGCAGTTTTAAATCatctttaaatttatttttaattcttttggaTATATGCTTGAGGGAATGGAAAACCCTGTCCTctaaaattcttgaaagaaCTGTCAATCCAGTGTAACCCAAGGCAAATTTTCCAAACAGTTGCACTCATCAGATACTGGAGATATTTATAGGTAGTATGCCTTGTTACCTATTTTCTTAGAGGAGGTTTTTAATTTAACACATTAAGTCTATAGTTGCTGCCTAAAAAAGGCTTGCAATAATTCTCTTAATGGTCCAATATTTTGAGTTTGTTAGATCTGCAGATGACCATTAAGGTGATTTTATTGTTGCCAAACTGAGGAATGGATAAGATTATAAAGCTATGAAtataatttggatttaaaaCAAATGTTCAAATATATTTTGATTTATGAAGAAAACAAACCTGCGAGTGAGGATTCATATGGCCAATCTCATGTTCTGTTGGCTAGAAATTTGCGATGTTATCAGCCACTATTATATGCATTCCTGCAAGATCATGAATTTCTGTTCATATATGACCAGAAGCGATAGAAGTTTCTCCATATTTTGCTCGGATTTTGTAAAATGGTGCCTTCTTATTGGCTAGCTGGTTAAATGGCATTTTATGTAGCCTCTTCTGAAACCTGCTTGGTCAGTGTTTATATGTTGTTTTTGTTCCTTATTAAGGATGCTAGAATTTTCAACTTATACTTCTCTTATCAAGAAAGTATCCAAATTTGCTTTGTTTTGACTAGTGCATTAACTTGGCTTTATGGCTGCCATATATACCGGAAAACATATTTAGGCTGTTGAGAATACAATGGATTGCTGTACTAACAGACACCTTGACATCTGTTAGGGACAAAGATTTATTAGTCTACCATTTAGTCCAAGACTATTGTTATGCTTTCTTCTTATTGAACATTTATCAAACTCTTGAGCTTGTAGGAGCATTTGTTGGTTTTAACATTGGCACCGACCTTTCAAACCTACCATCAGCAACTGATGTGGTTGCCATCTTAAAAGCCCATCAAATAACTCATGTCCGCCTATTTGATGCTGATGCTCACATGTTGACTGCTCTCGCGGATACTGGTATTGAGGTCATGGTTAGCGTCACAAACGAGGAGATTCTGGGGATTGGTCAAACTCCATCTGTGGCAGCGGCCTGGGTGAATAAGAATGTTGCTGCTTTCGTTCCCTCAACCAATATTACAGCTATTGCTGTGGGCAGTGAGGTTCTAACTACCATTCCTAATGCTGCCCGTATTTTAGTTCCTGCCATGAATTATCTTCAGAAAGCTTTGGTTGCTTCTAACTTAAATGATCAGATTAAAGTTTCAACCCCACAATCAATGGATGTAATCCCTAGGCCCTTTCCTCCATCAACTGCAGCATTCAATTCCACATGGAACTCCACAATTTTTCAGATGCttcagtttttgaaaaatactaATTCCTATTACATGTTGAATGCCTATCCTTATTATGGATATGTTAATAGCAACGGCATCTTTCCAATTGATTATGCTCTTTTCCGACCACTTTCCTCAGTTAAAGAAATTGTTGATCCAAATACCCTTTTGCATTACGACAGCATGTTTGATGCTATGGTGGATGCTACCTATAACTCCATTGCAGCATTCAATATCTCAGGCATCCCGGTTGTTGTGACAGAAACTGGCTGGCCATGGCTTGGCGGTGCCAACGAACAAGATGCCACAGTAGAAAATGCTGAAACTTTTAATAATAACTTAATCCGGCGTGTATCAAATGACTCTGGTCCTCCTAGTCAGCCAGACATTC
This window contains:
- the LOC113699506 gene encoding glucan endo-1,3-beta-glucosidase 4-like isoform X3 → MVEPRMLKLWLGIIILFITCLSIAAGAFVGFNIGTDLSNLPSATDVVAILKAHQITHVRLFDADAHMLTALADTGIEVMVSVTNEEILGIGQTPSVAAAWVNKNVAAFVPSTNITAIAVGSEVLTTIPNAARILVPAMNYLQKALVASNLNDQIKVSTPQSMDVIPRPFPPSTAAFNSTWNSTIFQMLQFLKNTNSYYMLNAYPYYGYVNSNGIFPIDYALFRPLSSVKEIVDPNTLLHYDSMFDAMVDATYNSIAAFNISGIPVVVTETGWPWLGGANEQDATVENAETFNNNLIRRVSNDSGPPSQPDIPINTYIYELFNEDKRPGPISERNWGIFFPNGSTVYPISLGSSVNVSTNSSGVFCIAKQDADSKKLQNGLNYACGQGQGNCSAIQTGQPCYFPDTLQNHASYAYNDYYQKMHTFGGTCDFDGTATTTSQDPSYGSCKFTGSSSTSGRGLFPPPALGPVGPSSQGSSVRAFSFGFLLVVFLSVVMADVSISMSL
- the LOC113699506 gene encoding glucan endo-1,3-beta-glucosidase 4-like isoform X2; this encodes MIQVLLKERRQICSESKLYFMVEPRMLKLWLGIIILFITCLSIAAGAFVGFNIGTDLSNLPSATDVVAILKAHQITHVRLFDADAHMLTALADTGIEVMVSVTNEEILGIGQTPSVAAAWVNKNVAAFVPSTNITAIAVGSEVLTTIPNAARILVPAMNYLQKALVASNLNDQIKVSTPQSMDVIPRPFPPSTAAFNSTWNSTIFQMLQFLKNTNSYYMLNAYPYYGYVNSNGIFPIDYALFRPLSSVKEIVDPNTLLHYDSMFDAMVDATYNSIAAFNISGIPVVVTETGWPWLGGANEQDATVENAETFNNNLIRRVSNDSGPPSQPDIPINTYIYELFNEDKRPGPISERNWGIFFPNGSTVYPISLGSSVNVSTNSSGVFCIAKQDADSKKLQNGLNYACGQGQGNCSAIQTGQPCYFPDTLQNHASYAYNDYYQKMHTFGGTCDFDGTATTTSQDPSYGSCKFTGSSSTSGRGLFPPPALGPVGPSSQGSSVRAFSFGFLLVVFLSVVMADVSISMSL
- the LOC113699506 gene encoding glucan endo-1,3-beta-glucosidase 4-like isoform X1, which encodes MIQAVLLKERRQICSESKLYFMVEPRMLKLWLGIIILFITCLSIAAGAFVGFNIGTDLSNLPSATDVVAILKAHQITHVRLFDADAHMLTALADTGIEVMVSVTNEEILGIGQTPSVAAAWVNKNVAAFVPSTNITAIAVGSEVLTTIPNAARILVPAMNYLQKALVASNLNDQIKVSTPQSMDVIPRPFPPSTAAFNSTWNSTIFQMLQFLKNTNSYYMLNAYPYYGYVNSNGIFPIDYALFRPLSSVKEIVDPNTLLHYDSMFDAMVDATYNSIAAFNISGIPVVVTETGWPWLGGANEQDATVENAETFNNNLIRRVSNDSGPPSQPDIPINTYIYELFNEDKRPGPISERNWGIFFPNGSTVYPISLGSSVNVSTNSSGVFCIAKQDADSKKLQNGLNYACGQGQGNCSAIQTGQPCYFPDTLQNHASYAYNDYYQKMHTFGGTCDFDGTATTTSQDPSYGSCKFTGSSSTSGRGLFPPPALGPVGPSSQGSSVRAFSFGFLLVVFLSVVMADVSISMSL